In Saccharomyces paradoxus chromosome XVI, complete sequence, the genomic stretch GACAGGTATCTAATTTTGTATCTTCGAATATGACGAGCTTTTCCAAGTTGTTGCATGAATAAGAAGATTTTAGCGCTTCGGCAGTTTTCTCAGCTCTGCTACCTGTGATTATGGCTGTGATTGGATTAGATAACTTTTGTGCAGCAGCCAACAAACTCAATGATGACCTTGAAACGGAGCCGTCCTTTGAACTTTCAATGAAAGCTAAAGTGGATGCGTGACTTTTCTGAAGGAATTTTGCCTTGCCAGCTTTTGGCAAAACAGCAGTCAATGATTTAAACATAGAAATCTTACAATTAACCACTTTACTGTTAGCAGTAGTAGGGACTATGAACTAGATTTGCTTGTTGATTATCTTTATAATTTTAAGTTTTTAGACggcaattttttccttcgaGGTTGTATAAATGAGCTGAAAAGTCATACTAAACGGGCGGAGTCATATTGTAATAGTACATAAGTGACAGACATATAACGCGTAAGCAGACCTTGTCTATATCCAAGGtaaacaacaaaagaaacaaaatggGCAAGCCTCTCGTCTCGAGTAAGTTTTATGTCTTGCGAAGTTTACTTTATATTAGTGATCTAAGTAATTACTTACGGTGATTTACGAGCATAAGATTCGCATTAGATACTGTACCATTGGCTTCTATCGCTAAAAATTtacgaaaaaaatagttatCAAACTACTCAGGTTACTGGGGACAAGGGCAAGTAGGATACTCGTCTTGCGAAATTGAGTGTAGTGTAGCTGTTCTTCTATATCCAATCCACATAGTACATTAAATATCTCAACAGAATGATCCAGGGCTGCGTATTTGCAATAAGGAAGATCCAAATATCAATATATGATTATATAAGTGAACAAAGAAGTAGAAAagtgaacaaaaaaaaaaagagggaAACAATCCGATTGAGATTGCAGACCGAAAGATTAAGGGGAAACAGATAGAGAAACCGAACcgaaaacaacaaaaaccTGGTGAAGGTGCTAATAAATCCGTAACAGCACAGTTAGCAAACCCGAAACTAGTACTGACGATTATTTTTAATCAGCTATTCTGTGTTGGCTGTCTCCTTTGCAACACcgaacttttcaataatcTCAGTTCAAAGTTATTCTTGAAATCACACTCGGGATTTTCAGAATCTACTGGTCTCGGTGAGTAGCATTTGAGGTTTTGACCTTTAAAAGAGTATCTCTCAACTGGAGAAAAGCTGCCCTTGGGGACTGGAGTTTTAACGATCTGTTTATGGGACGAATGGTGTATTTTTAAGGAGGGATTCACAATACTTATATGTTTCCCATTTGCATTACTCGGATATATAGTGCCTTCCTTCGACAAGATAGATGCCAATCCCGGCGTATGCCTAGTTTCAATGATGGAACTTgcgaatttttcacttcgTATTTTCGATGAGTTCTTATTGTTACTTTTGACGTTCAATATTTCGACATGCGTCTCTCTTCCTAATTTGTCGGAACTCTGTGCTCCCagatttgtttttttttacccGACAAATTGTTGGCTACTGCACTTTCATTTGAGGTACTACTCTTTACATCTTGCTGCTCTTTTGCTCCTCGCTTAAGGTGTTTTGGGTTGTAAGTTTCAATAAACTgtcgttttttttctgcttctgAAGCAGTGCTCGGGATGCTAACCTCCATTTCACTACTGCCAGTATAGGTAAAGTAGTCTGTGCCTTCTTTCGCAAAGTtgtttgaagaatataCTAAAAAGACACCCTCCTTAACCTCAAAGCAATCTACGAATGGAAAAGTATCCCCTTCCGAAGTCATGTCTGAGGGaacaaatttcaaaacataTGAAGTGTTGTTTTCATCCACGGCGTCGTAGAATTTACAGCAATTATTTTCGTACATTAAGTTCTTGAGAGTGTAGTCATGCAATCCTAAATCTTTCAACTGCATCTGACTTGTTAGtttcctttgtttttcttttctcagGCTATATAAACGTGATGGTCGGTAGTTAGTCAGAATTTATAGCAACTACTAATAGCTGGATGCTTCAACGGTGTCTATAATAAACACCATATCAGATTATAAAAGCTAAAGCAAGAATGCCTGATactgttttgttttttgttttatcttTTCCCCATATTTCCATTCGCTCTTGATGCTTTACGTAATTTTTCCGAATACGTGAGTTCCCTAATAGActctatttttatttttcccCTTCAGAGAAAGCACGAAAGAAGTGCACACAACCTGCCTACGCTTATTGTCACCTATATCGTCGCACAGCACATAGTGTGACATGAAACAAACGCGGGGGAGGCGCGACACGACAGCTTGGTAGGAGCACTCCACGTAGCACCTGAAACTTTACGTAAAACTGGTTCTGCGAGGATGTCTTGGCAACAAACACGAACGTTCGAGTTAATATATGGTGATTGTGGTcataaaacaataaaaagaggatatatagatatatgTGATCAAGTTGCCTGCAATCATTTTGAAGCCTATTCAAAATTGCGTTTCAGTAAAGCTCTCACCGGAGGTGCTTAAAGTTTGAGATGAAGCACCGTTTTGGACAACTTTCATTAAGGAGTCAACGTATTCTGCACCAGACCAGAGCTGGTGTGTCATGATATCGCAATTAGTCTCTTTTTCCCGCCTTTGCACTTTTTCGACGTATGCTTTCATTCCGTCATGTTGGAAGCTATTGGCTAACTCCCAGAATGATACCCCATCTGAATGCAGACCGGCAAGAGAGACCAATTGTAATGTAAAACCTTCCTTTGCCAAGTCCCATATGAAAGATTTTAATGCTTTATCATCAAACCCGTGGGCGCTCCAATTGAAACTAGGAGATAAGTTATACACTAACTTAGTAGCTGGGAGTTGTTTATGAATTTTACTTGAGAACAAGCGTGCCTGCTCTAGATCGGGAGTTTTCGTTTCCAGCCAAATCATATCGGAATATGGGGCAAATACCAAAGATCTTCTGATAGCTGCTTCAATACAACCGTTAAACATGTAATATCCTTCTTTGGTCCTCGGAGCATCCCAGTCAAACATAATTTTCTTAAGTGGTGCTACTTCTTGAGCCAAAAGCTTCATCTCCCTTAAGCTTAAGTATTCTCTGCCCAGTTTGTTCGCCATAAGatcttccttcttttctctatAGGTTTCAAACTCGCTTGCTGTAAACTGTTTTGCTAGGGCCTCTTCAAATGTAAACAGCTCATTTTCGTGGTACCATTCTCGTTCCGTATCAGCAATGGTGGAGTTGGGAATCTTTTTATCCTCCATCTCAATCAGTTTTTCACTCCAAGGCACCACGTTACCTCTTATTATACCTTTAATAAATTCATGATCTCTTGGGTCACTGCTCGAACTCAACAGCTTGCCATTACAGGAGTCAGTTCTTGCAATAACTAAATTTTCTGTACCCATGATATCCCACTGAAACCTGGTGGAAATTAACCTCATAAGATGTGTTGCAGTGGGAACCAAAACAGCTCCACTAAGATGACCGCACCGTTTGCCTCCTACCATCTGGTCTTCAAGGTGGATACCGGCAGCCCCCTTCTCTGCAAACAATTTAGCAACTTTCATTACAGTCGTTGGGCCACCATGACCCATATCTGCGTCAGCGATAATTGGCTTTAAATAATCAACAGGAGTAGAACCTTTGATAGAGGCCTCCAAGAAAGCCTTTCGATCGTGTAACTGTTGCGCCTTGAATATTCTTTCCACTTGATTCGGGACAGTATCGTATGGATAATCGCCAAAATCTGGTGATACCTCGTTTGTAGATCCAACCAACGTAGAAGAACAAGCCCAACCAGATATATAAGcaattttgatattttcgcAACGGGCCAACTGACTCATTTGTACGGGATCGATAACTCCTAACGTGTGAAGTGGAGTGCCGCCCTTGAAGTTCTCTTCTAGTAGGTTAAACAGCTTCCGAGCTTGATAAGATGAAGGATAAATTGAAGTATTTGCAGGCAGACTGCCCCGATGCTTTACAACATCCGTAGCCGAATACGGACGACcaacattttcaaatctgctTGATGCCCACCAttcttttactttattCGATTCCGAGGAGATAAAATCCTTGGTACTGCTTGCCCTGTTGAAAGATCTTCGCAGTGACTTGTTTGACGATAAAACCAGCTTCCTCAGTGGCCCTGTAGTTGTTCTCTTGAACGTCTTGTTCTTAATCATTGAAATCGGTACTATTGTTGGTTCTATAGCTTTTTAAGATCTCTATGCTCTTCAACCGCAATAAAAGTTAAGATATAAGGTAATTATTTCAAGCCTAGTTTTTATATTAAATACCGTATGTATGATGTTATTAGCATGATGATCAGTGGTTCCGTGCTTCTAATTAAAGAGGGCATGCCTTTGCTTCTCCAATACACATCTATTTCTTCCCCGCAAGGATATTCGGCCCGGATCTCGGACTTTGATCATCAACTTGAGAACAGCGGCTAGTAACCGCTGTCGTccatattgaaaaagaaaacaaacatTCAGGCATAAACAATTATTTCGTCTTCTCTTCGCAATTTGAGATCTTCAGTAGCCGCATCTGAAACAGGATATTCATTCAATCTGACCATCCCTTTCGTAGCCAAATTCAGTAAAGATAAGAAGGCACTGGCGGCTATTTGCCTGCTGACGCCACTTTCCAAATTATCAAGGTTAGGTCCAGTTTGAGCTTCGCCCATGCGACTTGGGATGATGTCAACCAACAGCATCTTTCTCTTGAAGGGTGGGTTTGAGCGTGTTGTTCTTCCAATGACAATTGatctttctttgatataatCGTAGAATTTCTTAGTTTGATAATCCAGGATGACATCTTGGAAGTTTATTTCTTCGTGCTGCAAGTTTTGCTGAGAGCTGCCAGAAAAACAATTGTTGCTGGAATCACCCTCTTCAACAAAATTCTGTTCAGATGGTCCGACTCTTCTTCTGAGAGCACCGACTATATCTTCATTGAAGCCACTAGACCTGGTTGAGTTTCTGGTATGacttcttccaaaacttGAAGGAGGTAGATTCAAATTAAAGTCTAGGATGTTACCTTGAgagttttcttcaatataGTGCTCATCTTCTAGATCTTCATTGATCTGTTCAAGATTTAAAAGtaaattatcattttccatATCGGAGGAATAATTATCGTTCTTGTTATTGCGAAAACTTTTCCTACCATATTCGTTACTTCTGATACTGTTTGAGCTTTGGGTTGATACCAATGAATGCgctctttttcttcctctttcaACTGAGCTGAAACCTTGAGCTTTTAAATCCCATTCACCAGTCTTCAAATTGGAAAAGTCGTTAAAGATATTTAGCCAGGTTGTCGAAATAAACTCTTCCTCAGCACATGATCTTACCaaagtatttatattagagttaaagaaattttggcCAGTTAGTTTCCTacttctatttttttccatcaaGTGACTGTAATTTTCATGGTTGAACTTGAGAACTTCATTTGGGTAACTCGTTTTGGCATCAAATTGTACCTTAGACAATTGGGTAGCTACATCGGCACGATGTCCCCTTTGGCTTCTGGTATTGGCTTTCTGTTGGccatcattattttcttcttcagattcCTGCTCCTCTAACCCCAGTTCGTAGTCTTTGAGATTAGCCGCCGGCCCTTCATTTCTAACTGTtgtttcttctccttcattgctgttattttcattatcgTTCTCAAAGTTTAGCACTAACTCATCACCTTCATaattaaatttgaaatcattACCATCCTTCTGAGAACTTGAATGGGAGCCTAAAGGTGTCCCTTGATGACTCACTATATCATCCAAGTCCAAGTTAAAGTCCACATCAATAGGAATTTCGTCCAACGAAAAAGAATTTCTAGCATTAGGTCCTAACTTATTTTGCACGTCTGAGTTAGTCATATCGCTATGAAGCTCGAACCTATTAGAATTGCTTAACTCATTTATGTAGTCTTGCCTCCTTATTGATTTAGCCTCCTCAATAAAAGATAcattattttgaagagTGGAATTAAGAAACTCCAATGCGGGAACTTTAGTAATATCATATAAGGGATCGTCATCAAAGAAGACGCATTCTTCCCAGGTGtaattattgtttttgttcCCGATAATACTATTGTTACTATTCAACCCATTAATTCTTGTAGACTTATTTTTGGCCTTAAAAGCGTAtacatcatttttttgtaacTGCACAAGCAGATGATTCAGGTCATTTAACACATACtcagtttttttattgtagcAAATTGTTACTCCATATAAAAGGTTGGAAATGTATCTAAGAGATAAATTATTTTcgatattttgaatttcatcaCATGTTTTCGGTATGGAAATATTTACaatgtctttttttttgacagTAGATGCTGATATATTTCCAGTGGAGCTGCTTTtgtttgaataaaaattattattttctcttaCAATGGAATTTCCCAACGTAGAAAGTAACCACACAGTTGTGAGGCCCTTATATTTCTTATCATCTTTAAGGTTCAACGAAAGAGGTGCCATTACAGAATATTTGTAATTGATCTAAAGATATATGTAGCAAATGCTCTAGAGTTGCTGAAGGACAACTGGcaagaaaatatagaatAACGATAAGAAATTAAAGTCGAATATACTGCCTCCTTTATAATCCGTCGTCCCCCTTGTAGTGTAAAACGCGTAATCTTAGTCGATATAATGTTGGTTTTGCCGCCGAAGTTAACTTCTTCCGCTAAAGGGAGGCAAACAGAACACgtaaaagaagagaaaaaccATTGTGATGATAATTAGTAGTTgatattaatgaaaaatgaacGTGAATCTTCTTATACTATAAAAAAGAGGTATTTAAAACACACGCCGATTGGTTCATCTGAAGTGTGACAAATATAGTAGTAGGTCAGGTAGTAACTTTATTTTAATCTGACCGCTCGTATTATTCATATTaatcatatatataactatTACACCGATGTTCAATTAATATATCTTTAACTCTATTACAGTATTGTCTGAACTGCTTGCTTAACATTTCCTTTATATACGAGAAGTACATTATTATATACGATCTAAACATTCAGATTATTAGTATAGTAACTCGTGTCAATATTAATGGCCACTTGTTTCAACACATTACAATAAAATCAAGCCTATAATAAATTTCGtattttttgagaatttAGTGGGTAATTGGATAGTTATTGGCATTCCGTTGTTGATGAAGGCTATAATATAGGTATACaagaagttctcctcgaggataggaatccacaaaaagGCGTCGATAATCCtacataaaaatattattatttcttctttcgtttatatgttgtcattcattatcctattacacTATCAAcccttgcatttcagcttttattagattggatgactgtttctcaatctttatgtcatcttcttacaccgcatgtgataatatactagtAACATGAATACTAGtaaatagatgatagtaaaattttgttgataattaAAGGTTGATAACAGTATTAATGAAGAGTAGGTATGGATCTTCTTATACTATAAAAGAGAGGTATATAAAACCACACGCCGATTGGTCATATCAATTATGATCAATATAATAGTGATTCCGGTAGTTACTATACATTAATGTGACGACTCATATTCCTCATATATGTAGTTACCATATTATGTCTAACTAACAGATTTTTAACTCAGCTTCAGTATTGTCTGAGCTTCTCGTTTAACATTCCTTCCTCAATAGGTGTAATCACGCTTAAATGTATACGGGGTGTACATTAATATAGGATGAAAGCATTTAGATTGCTACCATAGCAATTCATGTCACTATTAATTACTACTCGTCCCAAcaaatttcattccaacatcTTCTTAAGTACATAACAAATCGCTATATTAGTATGGAAAGCTCAGGAGAACAAAACACTCGTAAAACGTTGAGCGCAAGTGGTTTAGTGGTAAAATCCAACGTTGCCATCGTTGGGCCCCCGGTTCGATTCCGGGCTTGCGCAGTTTTCCCTTCTATCCCTTTCCGGATAAAATGTTAACGCTTCCGGTCAAGTGCgaatagtttttcttcccatttccccttttttttccttttaacATGTGGAGTTTAGCAGGCCTTTACTTTTTTAACGCTTTCAGACAGTCGGAGGCCAACCGTTGGTGACGGTTGTGGAAAAGAGGtaattttatttcctttattGGACATGATTTCAATAGTCACATTGGGgcaggaaaaagaaaagggagaaaaaatttagtaaagaaaaaaaataagaaaaagagaaaagaaacaagagaAGGCTACAGATTCCTGAATATCCTTTTGCTGcacattttttatttacgtGCTAATTGGTCTTAGTAATACAAGGTCCGTGCTTTTTCactttaaaagaaaaaaaaaaagggataGCAGCACCAGCACTTGTTTGAAACTAGAAAGCTCACGTTCTATAAGTTCTTTCCGTCCTCTTTATCAGTTATAATAAAAGAGGCAAGACAAAACGTGACAGGAAAGCTTTTCCAGGGAAAAGAGGATTGTAATATTAAACAAATATCGTAATCAAGCAAAATAAGATCCGTTGACTTTTAATCATAACGGAGGAAAAGAGTTCTCTGTTGTCACTCTACCATATTtgacaaggaaaaaagaaacaaaactatagaaggaaaaaacaaaCATCAACctaaaaaataatggtCTTGATAAATGGCATAAAGTATGCCTGTGAGAGATGCATAAGAGGCCATAGGGTAACAACATGCAATCATACAGATCAACCGCTTATGATGATCAAACCCAAAGGTAGACCTTCTACTACGTGCGACTATTGTAAACAACTTCgaaaaaacaagaatgCAAATCCTGAAGGTATTTGTACGTGTGGCCGActagagaagaaaaaactggCCCAGAAAgctaaagaagaagcaagAGCTAaagccaaagaaaaacaaagaaaacagtgTACCTGCGGAACTGACGAGGTTTGCAAATATCATG encodes the following:
- the HAL1 gene encoding Hal1p translates to MQLKDLGLHDYTLKNLMYENNCCKFYDAVDENNTSYVLKFVPSDMTSEGDTFPFVDCFEVKEGVFLVYSSNNFAKEGTDYFTYTGSSEMEVSIPSTASEAEKKRQFIETYNPKHLKRGAKEQQDVKSSTSNESAVANNLSGKKKQIWEHRVPTN
- the ICL2 gene encoding methylisocitrate lyase ICL2 (2-methylisocitrate lyase of the mitochondrial matrix~similar to YPR006C) — encoded protein: MIKNKTFKRTTTGPLRKLVLSSNKSLRRSFNRASSTKDFISSESNKVKEWWASSRFENVGRPYSATDVVKHRGSLPANTSIYPSSYQARKLFNLLEENFKGGTPLHTLGVIDPVQMSQLARCENIKIAYISGWACSSTLVGSTNEVSPDFGDYPYDTVPNQVERIFKAQQLHDRKAFLEASIKGSTPVDYLKPIIADADMGHGGPTTVMKVAKLFAEKGAAGIHLEDQMVGGKRCGHLSGAVLVPTATHLMRLISTRFQWDIMGTENLVIARTDSCNGKLLSSSSDPRDHEFIKGIIRGNVVPWSEKLIEMEDKKIPNSTIADTEREWYHENELFTFEEALAKQFTASEFETYREKKEDLMANKLGREYLSLREMKLLAQEVAPLKKIMFDWDAPRTKEGYYMFNGCIEAAIRRSLVFAPYSDMIWLETKTPDLEQARLFSSKIHKQLPATKLVYNLSPSFNWSAHGFDDKALKSFIWDLAKEGFTLQLVSLAGLHSDGVSFWELANSFQHDGMKAYVEKVQRREKETNCDIMTHQLWSGAEYVDSLMKVVQNGASSQTLSTSGESFTETQF
- the REC8 gene encoding Rec8p (Meiosis-specific component of sister chromatid cohesion complex~similar to YPR007C), producing MAPLSLNLKDDKKYKGLTTVWLLSTLGNSIVRENNNFYSNKSSSTGNISASTVKKKDIVNISIPKTCDEIQNIENNLSLRYISNLLYGVTICYNKKTEYVLNDLNHLLVQLQKNDVYAFKAKNKSTRINGLNSNNSIIGNKNNNYTWEECVFFDDDPLYDITKVPALEFLNSTLQNNVSFIEEAKSIRRQDYINELSNSNRFELHSDMTNSDVQNKLGPNARNSFSLDEIPIDVDFNLDLDDIVSHQGTPLGSHSSSQKDGNDFKFNYEGDELVLNFENDNENNSNEGEETTVRNEGPAANLKDYELGLEEQESEEENNDGQQKANTRSQRGHRADVATQLSKVQFDAKTSYPNEVLKFNHENYSHLMEKNRSRKLTGQNFFNSNINTLVRSCAEEEFISTTWLNIFNDFSNLKTGEWDLKAQGFSSVERGRKRAHSLVSTQSSNSIRSNEYGRKSFRNNKNDNYSSDMENDNLLLNLEQINEDLEDEHYIEENSQGNILDFNLNLPPSSFGRSHTRNSTRSSGFNEDIVGALRRRVGPSEQNFVEEGDSSNNCFSGSSQQNLQHEEINFQDVILDYQTKKFYDYIKERSIVIGRTTRSNPPFKRKMLLVDIIPSRMGEAQTGPNLDNLESGVSRQIAASAFLSLLNLATKGMVRLNEYPVSDAATEDLKLRREDEIIVYA